From one Myxococcus xanthus genomic stretch:
- the tolR gene encoding protein TolR, translating into MGMGGGNRGGGRTTMSEINVTPMVDVMLVLLIIFMVTAPLIQQGVKVNLPETKAAPVEATEKKLVLSIDAGRKVYIGDAEVALEELEQKLAANAKAQADKEVYLHADRDVPYGVVVEVMAAAQRAGIGNVGMITDPSTAGRTSNTGKGKSKEAKR; encoded by the coding sequence ATGGGAATGGGCGGAGGCAACCGCGGCGGTGGCCGCACCACCATGAGCGAAATCAACGTCACGCCCATGGTGGACGTGATGTTGGTGCTGCTCATCATCTTCATGGTGACGGCGCCCCTCATCCAGCAGGGCGTGAAGGTGAACCTGCCGGAGACCAAGGCCGCGCCGGTGGAGGCCACGGAGAAGAAACTGGTCCTCTCCATCGACGCGGGGCGCAAGGTCTACATCGGTGACGCGGAAGTGGCGCTGGAGGAGCTGGAGCAGAAGCTCGCCGCCAACGCCAAGGCGCAGGCCGACAAGGAAGTCTATCTCCACGCGGACCGGGACGTGCCGTACGGGGTGGTGGTGGAGGTCATGGCCGCGGCCCAGCGCGCGGGCATTGGCAACGTGGGCATGATCACGGACCCGTCGACCGCGGGTCGGACGTCCAACACCGGCAAAGGCAAGTCGAAGGAAGCGAAGCGCTAG
- a CDS encoding spinster family MFS transporter, which produces MNAQSAASPAASAVPASNAGYALLILTLINLVNYLDRYIVAVALPDIQKEFGINDTQSGLLGTMFIVVFMLASPLGGFLGDRYPRRLLVVGGVVLWSLATGASGLATSFGALLLARAVIGIGEAGYGAVAPSIISDLYPRTQRTRMLAFFYIAIPVGAAAGYGLGGWLTQAYSWHVAFFAGGVPGLILGAMAFFMPEPQRGAMDGPDAQAKLPFMVGLKGLARNSAFWAVTAGYTLMTFSIGGLGFWMPTYLVRERGLAQDSSGFIFGAITAVAGLLGTVAGGWLGDKLDRKREGGGLWMSGIGLMLAAPCMYLAVSLKAVGPTFAAIALAQFLIFLNSGPINAAIVNCVPPAFRAFAMGLNVLCIHLLGDAISPTLIGTIADASSLHTAIAVNALPVLLGGFALLLGARLFREAVPLARQG; this is translated from the coding sequence ATGAACGCCCAATCCGCGGCCTCACCGGCCGCGTCCGCCGTGCCCGCCAGCAACGCGGGTTATGCGCTGCTCATCCTCACCCTCATCAACCTGGTCAACTACCTCGACCGCTACATCGTCGCGGTGGCGCTGCCAGACATCCAGAAGGAATTCGGCATCAACGACACGCAGTCCGGCCTGCTGGGCACCATGTTCATCGTGGTGTTCATGCTGGCCTCGCCGCTGGGCGGGTTCCTCGGGGACCGCTACCCGCGGCGGCTGCTGGTGGTGGGCGGCGTGGTTCTCTGGAGCCTGGCCACCGGGGCCAGCGGGCTGGCCACCTCGTTCGGCGCGTTGCTCCTGGCCCGCGCGGTGATTGGCATCGGCGAGGCCGGCTACGGCGCCGTGGCGCCCAGCATCATCTCCGACTTGTACCCGCGCACGCAGCGCACGCGGATGCTGGCGTTCTTCTACATCGCCATCCCCGTGGGCGCCGCGGCGGGCTACGGCCTGGGCGGGTGGCTGACGCAGGCCTACTCGTGGCACGTCGCCTTCTTCGCGGGGGGCGTGCCCGGGCTGATTCTGGGCGCCATGGCCTTCTTCATGCCGGAGCCCCAGCGCGGCGCCATGGATGGGCCGGACGCGCAGGCGAAGCTGCCCTTCATGGTGGGCCTGAAGGGCTTGGCGCGGAACTCGGCCTTCTGGGCGGTGACGGCCGGGTACACGCTGATGACGTTCTCCATTGGCGGCCTGGGCTTCTGGATGCCCACGTACCTGGTGCGCGAGCGCGGCCTGGCGCAGGACAGCTCGGGCTTCATCTTCGGTGCGATTACTGCGGTGGCCGGCCTGCTGGGGACGGTGGCGGGCGGCTGGCTTGGCGACAAGCTGGACCGCAAGCGCGAGGGCGGCGGACTGTGGATGTCCGGCATCGGCCTGATGCTGGCGGCCCCGTGCATGTACCTGGCGGTGAGCCTGAAGGCCGTGGGCCCCACCTTCGCGGCAATCGCCCTGGCGCAGTTCCTCATCTTCCTCAACAGCGGCCCCATCAACGCGGCCATCGTCAACTGCGTGCCGCCCGCGTTCCGAGCCTTCGCCATGGGACTGAATGTGCTGTGCATCCACCTGCTGGGTGACGCGATTTCACCCACGCTCATCGGCACCATCGCGGACGCATCCAGCCTGCACACCGCCATCGCGGTGAATGCCCTGCCCGTGCTCCTCGGCGGCTTCGCGCTGCTGCTGGGCGCCCGGCTGTTCCGTGAAGCAGTGCCCCTCGCGCGTCAGGGCTGA
- a CDS encoding Ppx/GppA phosphatase family protein, whose amino-acid sequence MSRFATIDVGSNSVLLLVAERTPEGRFEAVRERAEITRLGRGVDATRKLSAEGMEATLQVLESFAREARELGAEGIAVSATSAARDAENGAEFLAAAKARANVTVEIISGAMEAELSFAAVHSDFASDAAGPLLVLDIGGGSTEFIYGNRGGHVDFRHSFDVGAVRMTERFVGADPMTSEDRARVEAHLRDTFRALPAPPPGAALVGVAGTVTTLYAVQHAIHPYVAEQVHGGTLSVGQLSALADRLCAMPLEARRALPGMQPKRADVIPAGALILLESVKALGLDACRVSDRGLRWGLLAHRFGAGATSS is encoded by the coding sequence ATGTCGCGTTTCGCCACCATCGATGTTGGCAGCAACTCCGTCCTCCTGCTCGTCGCGGAGCGCACCCCGGAGGGCCGTTTCGAGGCCGTGCGGGAGCGCGCGGAAATCACCCGCCTGGGCAGGGGCGTGGATGCGACGCGCAAGCTCTCCGCTGAAGGCATGGAGGCGACGCTCCAGGTGCTGGAGTCCTTCGCTCGCGAGGCGCGCGAGCTGGGCGCCGAAGGCATCGCTGTGTCCGCCACCAGCGCCGCGCGTGACGCGGAGAACGGCGCGGAGTTCCTCGCCGCCGCGAAGGCGCGCGCGAATGTGACAGTGGAAATCATCTCCGGTGCCATGGAGGCGGAGCTGTCCTTCGCCGCGGTGCACTCGGACTTCGCGTCGGACGCGGCGGGCCCTCTGCTGGTGCTCGACATTGGCGGCGGCTCCACGGAGTTCATCTACGGCAACCGTGGCGGCCACGTGGACTTCCGGCACAGCTTCGACGTGGGCGCGGTGCGCATGACGGAGCGCTTCGTCGGCGCTGACCCGATGACGTCCGAGGACCGCGCGCGTGTCGAAGCCCACCTGCGCGACACCTTCCGCGCCCTCCCCGCCCCGCCGCCCGGCGCGGCCCTGGTGGGCGTCGCGGGCACGGTGACGACGCTGTACGCCGTGCAGCACGCCATCCACCCTTACGTCGCGGAGCAGGTCCACGGCGGCACGCTGTCCGTGGGCCAGCTGTCCGCCCTCGCGGACCGGCTGTGCGCCATGCCGCTGGAAGCGCGGCGTGCCCTGCCCGGCATGCAGCCCAAGCGCGCGGACGTCATCCCCGCGGGTGCCCTCATCTTGCTGGAGTCGGTGAAGGCGCTGGGACTGGATGCCTGCCGCGTCAGTGACAGGGGCCTGCGCTGGGGTCTGCTCGCGCACCGCTTTGGAGCCGGAGCCACCTCTTCATGA
- a CDS encoding aminotransferase class V-fold PLP-dependent enzyme: protein MSAPFRSHWSLDPEVVFLNHGSFGACPTAVLQRQSELRARLEAEPVRFLHREIEPLLDDARAALATFVGADADDLGFVPNATAGVSTVLRSLRFAPGDELLTTDHEYNASRNALDFVASQWGAKVVVAKLPWPVPSAQSVVDAVLPHVTPRTRLFLVDHVSSQTALVMPLEQLVAALRERGVETLVDGAHGPGMLPLSLRTLGAGYYTGNCHKWMCAPKGAAFLHVRRDLQSAIKPLSVSHGHNSRRTDRSRFRLDFDWTGTHDPSAVLCVPEVIRFMGGLLPGGWPEVMASNRAKVLAAQNLLCARLGTQPTCPEDMVGSMATVTLPDGFPEVPQPPLYVDPLHLRLFDEYRIEAQITPWPRPPHRHVRLSAQLYNTPADYQALGDALEALLR from the coding sequence ATGAGCGCGCCCTTCCGCAGCCACTGGAGCCTGGACCCCGAAGTCGTCTTCCTGAACCACGGCTCGTTCGGCGCCTGCCCGACAGCCGTCCTCCAGCGACAGTCCGAGCTGCGCGCGCGCCTGGAAGCCGAGCCGGTGCGCTTCCTCCACCGCGAAATCGAGCCGCTGCTGGATGACGCCCGCGCCGCGCTCGCCACCTTCGTCGGCGCGGACGCGGACGACCTGGGCTTCGTCCCCAACGCGACGGCGGGGGTGAGTACGGTGCTGCGCTCGCTGCGCTTCGCCCCTGGCGACGAGCTGCTCACCACCGACCACGAGTACAACGCCAGCCGCAACGCGCTGGACTTCGTGGCGTCGCAGTGGGGCGCCAAGGTGGTGGTGGCGAAGCTGCCCTGGCCAGTGCCGTCCGCGCAGTCGGTGGTGGACGCCGTGCTACCCCATGTCACCCCGCGCACGCGCCTGTTCCTGGTGGACCACGTGTCCAGTCAGACGGCCCTGGTGATGCCGCTGGAGCAACTCGTCGCCGCGTTGCGCGAGCGTGGCGTGGAGACGCTGGTGGATGGCGCGCACGGGCCGGGCATGCTGCCGCTGTCTCTGCGCACGCTGGGTGCCGGGTACTACACGGGCAACTGCCACAAGTGGATGTGCGCCCCCAAGGGGGCCGCGTTCCTTCACGTCCGGCGCGACCTCCAGTCCGCCATCAAGCCCCTGTCCGTGAGCCACGGGCACAACTCCCGGCGGACGGACCGTTCCCGCTTCCGGCTGGACTTCGACTGGACGGGGACGCACGACCCTTCGGCCGTGCTCTGCGTGCCCGAGGTGATTCGCTTCATGGGCGGGCTGCTTCCCGGCGGCTGGCCGGAGGTCATGGCCTCGAACCGGGCCAAGGTGCTGGCGGCGCAGAACCTGCTGTGCGCGCGGCTGGGCACCCAGCCCACCTGCCCCGAGGACATGGTCGGCAGCATGGCCACGGTGACGTTGCCGGACGGCTTCCCCGAAGTCCCCCAGCCCCCGCTCTACGTGGACCCGCTCCACCTGCGCCTGTTCGACGAATACCGCATCGAGGCGCAAATCACCCCCTGGCCCCGTCCGCCGCACCGGCATGTGCGTCTCTCCGCCCAGCTCTACAACACCCCCGCCGACTACCAGGCCCTGGGCGATGCTTTGGAAGCGCTGCTGCGTTGA
- the tolB gene encoding Tol-Pal system beta propeller repeat protein TolB, translating to MKALLLSLLLLLPVVALAQAPTIEISGANFRPLPVAVPAPLTQNDGAKALVAPFDSAFSFDLTASGILQVLDRKGFTADAKEGMAAASINFSRWADVGAEALVKVSLAQDGGVLRGELRLFNVGTGREDLKVSKDAPADNASLLAHRLADALYRHFTREPSPFLSRITYVRKAGTNRDVYVADWDGGNARALTKGGINILPALSQDGSQVAFTTYRKNRPDIYVQSPGGEAKAVISGGQMATGAAFSPDGKRIAYSLAEGESAQVYVANADGSGARALTDTPYGLNTSPTWSPDGKRIAFVSNRGGSPQVYIMNADGTGVRRLTFQGNYNQTPDWSPRGDLIVFTARDERNAFDLFTVSVETGKVTRLTQDQGSNEEPAFSPNGRLIVFTSTRNGGSQLYVMTADGNNQLPLRTEKGTYQTPDWSPLPQAQ from the coding sequence ATGAAAGCCCTGCTCCTCTCCCTGCTGCTCCTCCTCCCCGTCGTCGCGCTCGCGCAGGCGCCCACCATCGAAATCTCCGGCGCCAACTTCCGCCCACTGCCCGTGGCGGTGCCCGCGCCCCTGACGCAGAACGACGGCGCGAAGGCGTTGGTGGCGCCCTTCGATTCGGCCTTCAGCTTCGACCTGACCGCCTCCGGCATCCTCCAGGTGCTGGACCGCAAGGGCTTCACGGCGGACGCGAAGGAAGGCATGGCCGCGGCCAGCATCAACTTCAGCCGCTGGGCGGACGTGGGCGCCGAAGCGCTCGTGAAGGTGTCGCTGGCGCAGGACGGCGGCGTGCTGCGCGGGGAGCTGCGCCTGTTCAACGTGGGCACCGGCCGCGAGGACCTGAAGGTGTCCAAGGACGCGCCCGCCGACAACGCCTCGCTGCTGGCGCACCGCCTGGCGGACGCGCTCTACCGGCACTTCACTCGCGAGCCCAGCCCCTTCCTGTCCCGCATCACCTACGTGCGCAAGGCGGGCACCAACCGCGACGTGTACGTGGCGGACTGGGACGGCGGCAACGCCCGGGCGCTCACCAAGGGCGGCATCAACATCCTGCCCGCGCTGAGCCAGGATGGCTCGCAGGTCGCCTTCACCACGTACCGCAAGAATCGCCCGGACATCTACGTGCAGTCCCCCGGCGGTGAGGCGAAGGCCGTCATCTCCGGTGGGCAGATGGCCACCGGCGCGGCCTTCTCCCCGGACGGCAAGCGCATCGCGTACTCGCTGGCGGAGGGCGAGAGCGCCCAGGTGTACGTGGCCAACGCGGACGGTAGCGGCGCGCGCGCGCTCACCGACACGCCCTACGGCCTCAACACCAGCCCCACCTGGTCGCCGGATGGCAAGCGCATCGCCTTCGTGTCCAACCGGGGCGGCAGCCCGCAGGTCTACATCATGAACGCGGATGGCACGGGCGTGCGCCGGCTCACCTTCCAGGGCAACTACAACCAGACGCCGGACTGGTCGCCGCGCGGAGACCTCATCGTCTTCACCGCTCGCGACGAGCGCAACGCCTTCGACCTCTTCACCGTCAGCGTGGAGACGGGCAAGGTGACGCGCCTCACGCAGGACCAGGGCAGCAACGAGGAGCCCGCCTTCTCTCCCAACGGGCGGCTCATCGTCTTCACGTCCACGCGCAATGGCGGCTCGCAGCTCTACGTCATGACGGCGGACGGCAACAACCAGCTCCCGCTGCGCACCGAGAAGGGCACGTACCAGACGCCGGACTGGTCGCCGCTGCCGCAGGCGCAGTAG
- a CDS encoding energy transducer TonB: MTPSAVSHSLLVTRSTRMSRFVVVSVVGHILVLVAAIAYARFSATPKVDLDTKPIRATLVRLGKPRDSKLLPRKEQLPPPPKKVDAPKPAPEAPPPEPSPAKVAVPIPGVQPEPSTSKPTPQKGETTGEDRRKRLFGAFDKTAKAAEPEEAEGAEDGDPDGDSATAEGERYFGLLQSQVRRHYSVADTIPESERLHLKAMVAVRLGRTGEVLDVSLTKASGNDLFDSAVVTAVRKAAPFSPPPDHLRNALQKSGVNLVFNAL, translated from the coding sequence ATGACGCCCTCCGCGGTAAGCCACAGCCTGCTCGTCACGCGCTCCACGCGGATGTCGCGCTTCGTGGTGGTGTCCGTCGTGGGGCACATCCTGGTGCTGGTGGCGGCGATTGCGTACGCGCGCTTCTCCGCCACGCCCAAGGTGGACCTGGACACCAAGCCCATTCGCGCCACGCTGGTGCGCCTGGGCAAGCCGCGCGACTCCAAGCTGCTGCCGCGCAAGGAGCAGTTGCCACCGCCGCCCAAGAAGGTGGACGCGCCCAAGCCCGCTCCGGAGGCCCCGCCCCCGGAGCCCTCCCCCGCCAAGGTGGCGGTGCCCATCCCGGGTGTGCAGCCGGAGCCCTCCACATCCAAGCCCACGCCGCAGAAGGGCGAGACGACGGGCGAGGATCGGCGCAAGCGGCTCTTCGGTGCCTTCGACAAGACGGCCAAGGCGGCGGAGCCCGAGGAGGCGGAGGGCGCCGAGGACGGCGACCCAGACGGAGACTCGGCCACCGCGGAAGGCGAGCGCTACTTCGGCCTGCTCCAGTCGCAGGTCCGCCGCCACTACAGCGTGGCGGACACCATCCCCGAATCCGAGCGGCTGCACCTCAAGGCCATGGTGGCGGTGCGCCTGGGCCGCACGGGTGAAGTGCTGGACGTGAGTCTCACCAAGGCCAGTGGGAACGACCTCTTCGACTCGGCCGTCGTCACGGCCGTGCGCAAGGCCGCGCCCTTTTCTCCTCCACCGGACCATCTCCGGAACGCCCTGCAGAAGAGCGGCGTCAACCTGGTGTTCAACGCCCTATGA
- a CDS encoding POTRA domain-containing protein — MLALVLCVLVPGVARAQADDGVGFGAEVIAVELHLPGGADAQGLSDLVAVRKGQTLTPGAVRRSVERLWATGRFTDVVARTEPVRGGVRLMFQLTPVSRLARLRFEGNSVLSDGELLEASSLLEGGPLEAEELQGAVSSVLQAYQRKGYDSTRVSVTQEPVTDGIAVVLTVDEGLPTRVRQVTFSGSPGLPLSRLLEVLALHPGQVFDRARLSSSLEELRTLLRGEGYWRAQVGAPAVLVEGSFASVAVPLMAGPRYVVRFHGNRHFPHGVLERVLAHDVSEPMDEVVAGRLARRMEAFYRYRGFHDVRVRPREVLRPDGEVAALVFDVEEGHPLRVADVRFHGNRGLPVETLRALLAEQVLAGMTRPELDLRMLDDPLNTEGRHGLELPGVAPPPPASTVYVEDAWLEAVEAMNEAYREQGFLSAVVAFRGLTVDVVGRTAVADFDVEEGPQARLVKVDFEGVPPGLTAWVMGRRMREGAPLSFDTVESSRQALEQELEQELGRQGYLFARVTTETGVGEDGTQATVIFRADAGPQVKVGKILVQGLTRTDPDLVLANLAVEEGKPIALDELTEGQRRLARLGVFRQVDIALADPTRREDTKDVLVTVQERPRLDGQVSGGYFLVDGPRITLDTAYRNLDGLGLSLLARGKINYAGWSAEALSRDRRIACQQTVPGGGPAPGCDVELQGLNGLGGRGNLALAQPRLFFLLPLQVGARLDLIGERIHRPSYVSSRFAAAAAMDWAAATWLNLSLSYEVENNRLRSRAGVLELLNRADRERLRYPFGDFALHSLRPSVTLDFRDDPANPRRGVVLVSSAEFTRGLSVRPTDVAGNRVDAYPIDGVKLSGSLSGYIPLGRRASVALSARAGTIIPLEEQAQAIGSKLFYLGGSSSLRGFREDGVLPEDVRGALQQRLRDCRALISPSGCSAELKAVLAGQVPASQGGELFTLGKAELRLPALSSVDLGLFFEAGNLWLDRTQFDPGRLRYTAGAGLRYVTPVGPLAFDVGFNLDPDESVNEATTQFHFSIGTF, encoded by the coding sequence GGAGCTGCACCTGCCCGGAGGCGCGGACGCGCAGGGCCTGAGCGACCTGGTGGCGGTGCGCAAGGGGCAGACGCTGACGCCGGGCGCGGTGCGGCGCTCGGTGGAGCGGCTGTGGGCCACGGGCCGCTTCACGGACGTGGTGGCGCGCACGGAGCCGGTGCGAGGCGGGGTGCGGCTGATGTTCCAGCTCACGCCCGTGTCGCGGCTGGCGCGGCTCCGCTTCGAAGGCAACTCCGTGCTGTCGGACGGGGAGCTGCTGGAGGCCAGCAGCTTGCTGGAGGGCGGGCCGCTGGAGGCGGAGGAGCTGCAGGGCGCGGTGTCGTCCGTGCTCCAGGCGTATCAGCGCAAGGGGTACGACTCGACGAGAGTCTCCGTGACGCAGGAGCCGGTGACGGATGGCATCGCGGTGGTGCTCACCGTGGACGAAGGCCTGCCCACGCGGGTGCGGCAGGTGACCTTCTCCGGCAGCCCTGGCCTGCCGCTGTCCCGGTTGCTGGAGGTGCTGGCGCTGCATCCGGGGCAGGTGTTCGACCGGGCGCGCCTGTCCAGCTCATTGGAGGAGTTGCGCACCTTGCTGCGTGGCGAGGGCTACTGGCGCGCCCAGGTGGGAGCGCCGGCGGTGCTGGTGGAGGGCAGCTTCGCGTCGGTGGCGGTGCCCCTGATGGCGGGGCCTCGCTATGTGGTGCGCTTCCACGGCAACCGCCACTTCCCCCACGGTGTGCTGGAGCGCGTGCTGGCGCACGACGTTTCGGAGCCCATGGACGAGGTCGTCGCTGGCCGGCTCGCGCGACGCATGGAGGCCTTCTACCGCTACCGCGGCTTCCACGACGTGCGCGTGCGGCCCCGCGAGGTGCTGCGTCCGGATGGCGAGGTGGCGGCGCTGGTGTTCGACGTGGAGGAGGGGCACCCGCTGCGCGTGGCCGACGTGCGCTTCCACGGCAACCGCGGGCTGCCGGTGGAGACGCTGCGCGCGCTGCTCGCGGAGCAGGTGCTGGCGGGCATGACGCGGCCGGAGCTGGACCTGCGGATGCTCGACGACCCGCTGAACACCGAGGGACGTCACGGCCTGGAGCTCCCGGGCGTCGCGCCGCCGCCGCCAGCGTCCACCGTGTACGTGGAGGATGCGTGGCTGGAGGCCGTGGAGGCCATGAACGAGGCCTACCGCGAGCAGGGCTTCCTCTCCGCGGTGGTGGCGTTCCGGGGCCTGACGGTGGATGTCGTGGGGCGTACGGCGGTCGCGGACTTCGACGTGGAGGAGGGGCCCCAGGCGCGCCTGGTGAAAGTGGACTTCGAGGGCGTGCCACCGGGTCTGACGGCCTGGGTCATGGGCCGGCGCATGCGCGAGGGCGCGCCGCTGAGCTTCGACACGGTGGAGTCCTCGCGGCAGGCGCTGGAGCAGGAGCTGGAGCAGGAGCTGGGGCGGCAGGGCTACCTCTTCGCGCGCGTCACCACGGAGACGGGCGTGGGCGAGGACGGAACGCAGGCGACCGTCATCTTCCGCGCGGACGCGGGCCCGCAGGTGAAGGTCGGGAAGATTCTGGTGCAGGGCCTGACGCGCACGGACCCGGACCTGGTGCTGGCCAACCTCGCGGTGGAGGAGGGCAAGCCCATCGCGCTGGATGAGCTGACGGAGGGCCAGCGCCGCCTGGCGCGCCTGGGCGTGTTCCGTCAGGTGGACATCGCGCTGGCGGACCCCACCCGGCGCGAGGACACCAAGGACGTGCTGGTGACGGTCCAGGAGCGGCCCCGGTTGGATGGCCAGGTGTCCGGCGGCTACTTCCTGGTGGACGGTCCCCGCATCACGCTCGACACGGCCTACCGCAACCTGGACGGGTTGGGGCTCAGCCTGCTGGCGCGCGGGAAGATCAACTACGCGGGCTGGAGCGCGGAGGCGCTGTCTCGGGACCGGCGCATCGCCTGCCAGCAGACGGTGCCCGGTGGCGGTCCCGCTCCGGGATGTGACGTGGAACTCCAGGGGCTCAATGGCCTGGGAGGCCGGGGCAACCTCGCGCTGGCGCAGCCGCGGCTGTTCTTCCTGCTGCCGCTGCAGGTGGGCGCCCGCCTGGACCTCATTGGCGAGCGCATCCACCGGCCTTCCTACGTGTCCTCGCGGTTCGCGGCGGCGGCCGCCATGGACTGGGCCGCGGCGACGTGGCTCAACCTGTCGCTGTCCTACGAAGTGGAGAACAACCGGCTGCGCTCGCGCGCGGGCGTGCTGGAGCTGCTCAACCGTGCCGACCGGGAGCGGCTGCGCTACCCGTTCGGCGACTTCGCGCTGCATTCGTTGCGCCCCTCTGTCACGCTCGACTTCCGGGATGACCCGGCCAACCCGCGCAGGGGCGTGGTGCTCGTCTCCAGCGCGGAGTTCACCCGTGGCTTGAGCGTGCGTCCCACGGACGTGGCGGGTAACCGCGTGGATGCGTACCCCATCGACGGCGTGAAGCTGTCGGGCAGCCTCAGTGGCTACATCCCGCTGGGACGGCGGGCGAGCGTGGCGCTGTCCGCGCGCGCGGGCACCATCATCCCGTTGGAGGAGCAGGCGCAGGCCATTGGCTCGAAGCTGTTCTACCTGGGTGGTTCGTCCAGCCTGCGCGGCTTCCGTGAGGACGGTGTGCTACCGGAGGACGTCCGCGGCGCGTTGCAGCAGCGGCTGCGTGACTGCCGTGCGCTGATTTCGCCGTCGGGGTGCTCCGCTGAGCTGAAGGCCGTGCTCGCCGGGCAGGTCCCCGCGAGCCAGGGTGGCGAGCTCTTCACCCTGGGCAAGGCGGAGCTGCGCCTGCCGGCCCTGTCCTCCGTGGACCTGGGGCTCTTCTTCGAGGCGGGCAACCTGTGGCTGGACCGGACGCAGTTCGACCCGGGCCGGCTGCGCTACACGGCGGGCGCGGGCCTGCGCTACGTGACGCCCGTGGGGCCGCTGGCCTTCGACGTGGGCTTCAACCTGGACCCGGACGAGTCGGTGAACGAGGCCACCACGCAGTTCCACTTCAGCATCGGGACGTTCTGA
- a CDS encoding lysophospholipid acyltransferase family protein: MFYAFVRAVVALCLRLFYRVKVNAPALEPDGPVLFVGNHPNGLIDPALVFILTRRKVTFLAKAPLFRMPVIGWLLKGLDALPVYRKQDDPAKMGGNEGTLEAAKGALVQGRAITIFPEGKSHSEPGLAELKTGAARIAVSAAKAGAPVRIVPVGLTYAEKHVFRSEVLIDVGPAIDVQDFLPADAAAEPDAVRALTERIASGLRAVTLNLEQWADLPLAQLAEQLFAFKQGGALDAERLRLWARGVQMFRAQEPERFESLRAQLAGFRHRMALVQATGLEDLALVYRPGNVVPFVVKNVLALALGLPLFALGLGLFWLPYQLPRLASRNAELDVQATVKFLTAFVVALVWWGVLTAAAAVWGSALLSVAVFLAVPPLALFTLYFAERWESLQRDIRVFFTLGNRARLKRLLLADGERLALEMERLADEYRPRLDAAAQP; encoded by the coding sequence GTGTTCTACGCGTTCGTGCGTGCGGTGGTGGCGCTGTGTCTCCGACTCTTCTACCGGGTGAAGGTGAATGCCCCGGCGCTGGAGCCGGACGGCCCGGTGCTCTTCGTGGGCAACCACCCCAACGGCCTTATCGACCCGGCGCTGGTGTTCATCCTCACGCGGCGCAAGGTGACCTTCCTGGCGAAGGCGCCGCTGTTCCGGATGCCCGTCATCGGCTGGCTGTTGAAGGGGTTGGACGCGCTGCCGGTGTACCGGAAGCAGGATGACCCGGCGAAGATGGGCGGCAACGAGGGCACGCTGGAGGCCGCGAAGGGCGCGCTGGTGCAGGGGCGCGCCATCACCATCTTCCCCGAGGGCAAGAGCCACTCCGAGCCTGGGCTCGCCGAGCTGAAGACGGGCGCGGCGCGCATCGCCGTGAGCGCGGCGAAGGCGGGGGCTCCGGTGCGCATCGTCCCCGTGGGGCTCACCTACGCGGAGAAGCACGTGTTCCGCAGCGAGGTGCTCATCGACGTGGGGCCCGCCATCGACGTGCAGGACTTCCTGCCCGCGGACGCCGCGGCGGAACCCGATGCCGTCCGCGCCCTCACCGAGCGCATCGCCAGCGGGCTTCGCGCAGTGACGCTCAACCTGGAGCAGTGGGCGGACCTCCCGCTGGCGCAACTGGCCGAGCAGCTCTTCGCCTTCAAGCAGGGTGGGGCGCTCGATGCGGAGCGCCTGCGACTGTGGGCGCGCGGCGTCCAGATGTTCCGCGCGCAGGAGCCGGAGCGCTTCGAGTCCCTGCGCGCGCAGCTCGCCGGCTTCCGGCACCGCATGGCGCTGGTGCAGGCGACGGGGCTGGAGGACCTGGCGCTCGTGTACCGGCCGGGGAACGTGGTGCCCTTCGTGGTGAAGAACGTGCTGGCGCTGGCGCTGGGCCTGCCGCTGTTCGCCCTGGGGCTGGGCCTGTTCTGGCTGCCCTACCAGTTACCTCGGCTCGCCAGCCGAAACGCCGAACTGGACGTGCAGGCCACGGTGAAGTTCCTCACCGCCTTCGTGGTGGCGCTGGTGTGGTGGGGCGTGCTGACAGCCGCCGCGGCGGTGTGGGGAAGCGCGCTCCTGTCCGTGGCCGTCTTCCTCGCTGTGCCACCGCTGGCGCTGTTCACCCTCTACTTCGCCGAGCGCTGGGAGTCGCTCCAGCGCGACATCCGCGTGTTCTTCACGCTGGGCAACCGCGCGCGCCTCAAGCGCCTGCTGCTCGCGGATGGCGAGCGGCTGGCCTTGGAGATGGAGCGCCTGGCCGACGAGTACCGGCCAAGGCTGGATGCCGCCGCTCAGCCCTGA